Sequence from the Saccharopolyspora pogona genome:
GAGACGATGGCCGCGCATCGCGAGCTGCCGGACGTGGTCCTGCTGGACCTGCTGATGCCGCGGCTCGACGGTTCCGCGACCACGTCCCGGATCACCAGTACCTACCCGAGGGTGAAGGTGGTCGTCCTCACCAGTTTCGGCGAGATGGAACGTGTGCGCGCCGCACTGGCCGGCGGCGCCTCGGGATACCTGCTCAAGAGCGCCGGCCCGGCCGAGGTCGCAGCGGCGATCCAGGCCGCGGCCCGCGACGACGTGTTCCTCGATCCCGCGGTGGCACGGCGGCTCACCCAGGAGATCGTGTCACCTTCGACAGGGCTGAGCGCGCTGACCGAGCGGGAACGGGCGGTGCTCAGTCTGGTCGCCACCGGCAAGTCCAACAAGGCGATCGCCGACGAGCTGGTCATCAGCGAACGTACCACCCGTACGCACGTCAGCAACGTCCTGCGCAAGCTCCAGCTGAC
This genomic interval carries:
- a CDS encoding response regulator; its protein translation is MTEHGARPVRVLIVDDHAVVRRGIRAYLEVLDDIEVVGEAVDGQDAVDKLETMAAHRELPDVVLLDLLMPRLDGSATTSRITSTYPRVKVVVLTSFGEMERVRAALAGGASGYLLKSAGPAEVAAAIQAAARDDVFLDPAVARRLTQEIVSPSTGLSALTERERAVLSLVATGKSNKAIADELVISERTTRTHVSNVLRKLQLTSRTQAAMVAVHEGLVPPQN